One Serpentinimonas maccroryi genomic region harbors:
- a CDS encoding replication initiator protein A, translating to MIPPADVVAARVEMMRQARAKRAQEEIDAQAMKLGGLLPDKHKQVDFFVADLVDYALKDDQATMEAPIFSLTTREDKKLWRWTSSDGKKTVEVAPGFYGRATQHDKDVLIYCTSQLVAALNAGKKLQRVVRFTAYDFLVATNRNTRGDDYERLRDALNRLAGTQITTNIVTGKKGGRAAKGFGIIDTWEVVEKAPGDSRMVAVEVKLSDWLFNAINAKEVLTISRDYFRLRKPLERRLYEIARKHTGAQGMWDIGLEALRDKCGSTVARLRQFRAELETIIKADTLPEYRLTLTSDGKVRFYTRDIQQLANCILKGKK from the coding sequence ATGATCCCACCCGCAGATGTTGTTGCTGCCCGAGTCGAGATGATGAGGCAGGCGCGAGCGAAAAGGGCGCAAGAAGAGATTGATGCGCAGGCAATGAAGCTGGGGGGCTTGCTGCCAGATAAGCACAAGCAGGTGGATTTCTTTGTAGCGGATTTGGTGGATTACGCGCTCAAAGACGACCAGGCGACGATGGAGGCTCCCATTTTTTCGCTCACCACGAGAGAGGACAAAAAGCTCTGGCGCTGGACGAGCAGCGACGGCAAAAAGACCGTCGAGGTTGCGCCCGGCTTCTACGGGCGCGCCACCCAGCACGACAAGGACGTGCTGATCTACTGCACCAGCCAGCTAGTGGCCGCGCTCAACGCAGGCAAGAAGCTCCAGCGCGTGGTGCGCTTCACGGCATACGATTTCCTAGTGGCCACGAACCGAAACACGCGAGGCGACGACTACGAGCGGCTGCGTGACGCGCTCAACCGGCTGGCGGGCACGCAGATCACGACCAACATCGTGACTGGCAAGAAGGGCGGGAGGGCGGCTAAGGGCTTTGGCATCATCGATACTTGGGAAGTCGTCGAGAAGGCGCCCGGCGACAGCCGCATGGTAGCCGTCGAGGTGAAGCTGTCGGACTGGCTGTTTAACGCGATCAACGCGAAAGAAGTGCTGACCATCAGCCGCGACTATTTCAGGCTGCGCAAGCCCTTGGAGCGCCGCCTGTACGAGATAGCGCGCAAGCACACGGGGGCGCAGGGGATGTGGGACATCGGGCTTGAAGCCTTGCGCGACAAGTGCGGTAGTACAGTGGCGCGGCTGCGCCAGTTCCGCGCCGAGCTGGAGACCATCATCAAAGCCGACACACTACCAGAGTACCGGCTGACTCTCACCAGTGACGGCAAAGTGCGCTTCTACACGCGAGACATACAGCAGCTTGCAAACTGCATCTTGAAAGGCAAGAAATGA
- a CDS encoding BrnT family toxin, translating into MEIEWDADKAARNLTKHGVSFEDAALVFYDSNRVEAYDGRADYGEDRWATIGLAYCAVLYVVYTVRHEHTIRLISARKANASERKHYRQAHP; encoded by the coding sequence ATGGAGATCGAATGGGACGCCGACAAAGCGGCGCGCAACCTGACCAAGCACGGCGTTTCCTTCGAAGATGCCGCGCTGGTTTTTTACGACTCCAACCGGGTCGAGGCTTACGACGGGCGCGCAGACTATGGAGAGGACCGCTGGGCCACGATCGGCTTGGCCTACTGCGCCGTGCTCTACGTGGTCTATACCGTTCGACACGAGCACACCATCCGCCTGATTTCAGCAAGGAAAGCCAATGCCAGCGAAAGAAAGCACTATCGTCAAGCGCACCCTTGA
- a CDS encoding BrnA antitoxin family protein, with protein sequence MPAKESTIVKRTLDLKRPPRLGTEQKARLAAVASMPDEQIDYSDAPALPDAVWMKAAAELPHAKKQVTLRIDADVLAYFKHAGKRYQSRMNAVLRSYVEAHKAQAK encoded by the coding sequence ATGCCAGCGAAAGAAAGCACTATCGTCAAGCGCACCCTTGACCTCAAGCGACCGCCGCGCTTGGGCACCGAGCAAAAGGCGCGACTGGCTGCCGTGGCCTCGATGCCCGATGAGCAGATCGACTACAGCGACGCACCTGCACTACCCGATGCGGTCTGGATGAAGGCGGCGGCAGAGCTGCCCCATGCCAAGAAGCAAGTGACGCTGCGCATCGATGCCGACGTGCTGGCGTACTTCAAGCACGCCGGCAAGCGCTACCAGTCGCGCATGAACGCCGTTTTGCGCTCCTACGTCGAGGCGCACAAGGCTCAGGCCAAGTGA
- a CDS encoding PIN domain-containing protein, with protein sequence MIGLDTNVLVRVLVDDGSADVTKARKFVAAQAAEGCDFFVDTVVLVEMVWVLETVFGYGRTDIGTAIDAILGNAAYVVDGRETVAAALALFRNGKADFSDCLIVARNAAAGCTGTASLDKAMRPLSGVIAL encoded by the coding sequence GTGATCGGTCTCGACACCAACGTGCTGGTGCGCGTGCTGGTCGACGACGGCTCGGCGGACGTGACCAAGGCGCGCAAGTTCGTCGCCGCACAGGCGGCGGAAGGGTGCGATTTCTTTGTCGATACGGTCGTGCTGGTCGAGATGGTCTGGGTGCTTGAAACCGTGTTCGGTTACGGGCGCACCGATATCGGCACGGCTATCGACGCGATACTGGGCAACGCCGCCTATGTCGTCGATGGACGCGAAACCGTTGCGGCGGCGCTCGCACTGTTCCGCAACGGAAAGGCGGACTTCTCCGACTGCCTGATCGTCGCGCGCAATGCGGCGGCCGGCTGCACCGGCACGGCCTCGCTCGACAAGGCCATGCGGCCTTTGTCCGGCGTTATCGCGCTCTGA
- a CDS encoding AbrB/MazE/SpoVT family DNA-binding domain-containing protein, with product MLATLTSKGQVTLPAPIRAALRLDAGARLDFALQDDGSIRVVPVSRDPLAVCAVLPKPLRGPVSVADMRAAVAGRAAERFARGAK from the coding sequence ATGCTCGCCACACTCACCAGCAAGGGACAAGTCACCTTGCCCGCGCCGATCCGCGCCGCGCTCAGGCTCGATGCCGGCGCACGTCTCGACTTCGCCTTGCAGGACGACGGCTCGATCCGCGTCGTGCCGGTTTCGCGCGATCCGCTCGCTGTCTGCGCCGTGTTGCCCAAACCGCTGCGCGGGCCAGTCAGCGTTGCGGACATGCGCGCCGCAGTCGCCGGACGTGCCGCAGAGCGCTTTGCGCGGGGCGCCAAGTGA
- a CDS encoding DNA-binding protein, with protein MRPTEFPAEAIIAAGQSLQAAGRNVTGFALRQRVGGGNPARLRQVWDEYLASNTTAQAQPLAELPVEVADEVAAVTAALKERITTLAVELNDKAVKAAERRVAEVVRAAGEQREQAERELADATSTVDDLEKTLDATRSEVEALGGKLTDSQAHGQAQAVELAQLRERLTAAEQSIRSDAEAFERLRTELAQARSEAQAAREDAARLRGQVEALEGQRAELVQVLAERPVAAPKAERPASKG; from the coding sequence ATGCGTCCAACCGAGTTCCCCGCAGAGGCCATCATCGCGGCCGGTCAGTCCCTACAAGCCGCCGGGCGCAATGTCACCGGTTTTGCGCTGCGCCAACGGGTCGGCGGCGGCAACCCGGCGCGGCTGCGTCAGGTGTGGGATGAGTACCTAGCGAGCAATACCACCGCGCAGGCCCAGCCGCTGGCCGAGCTGCCCGTGGAGGTCGCCGACGAGGTTGCAGCGGTCACGGCGGCGCTCAAGGAGCGCATCACCACACTTGCAGTCGAGCTCAACGACAAAGCCGTCAAAGCTGCCGAGCGCCGAGTGGCCGAGGTTGTGCGCGCCGCCGGCGAGCAGCGCGAGCAAGCCGAACGCGAGCTGGCTGACGCCACCTCCACGGTTGACGACCTCGAGAAAACGCTGGATGCAACCAGGTCGGAAGTCGAGGCCTTGGGCGGCAAGCTCACCGATTCGCAAGCCCACGGACAAGCGCAGGCGGTCGAGCTGGCCCAGTTGCGCGAACGGCTCACCGCTGCGGAGCAATCGATCAGATCCGACGCCGAGGCCTTCGAGCGCTTGCGCACCGAGCTGGCCCAAGCACGCAGTGAAGCGCAAGCAGCGCGCGAGGATGCGGCGCGCTTGCGCGGCCAGGTCGAGGCCCTCGAGGGCCAGCGGGCCGAGCTGGTGCAAGTCTTGGCCGAACGGCCAGTGGCGGCACCCAAGGCTGAAAGGCCAGCGAGCAAGGGTTGA
- a CDS encoding type II toxin-antitoxin system RelE/ParE family toxin: MKAVAFSPAAQADIGEIWDYSADRWGPDQADNYIDAIRDACYALARGTKHGRPAEVLPDFQKYLCGSHVVYFLNYPDHLDVIRVLHQRQDAERHL; the protein is encoded by the coding sequence GTGAAGGCTGTTGCGTTCTCGCCAGCGGCGCAGGCCGACATTGGCGAAATTTGGGACTACAGCGCCGATAGGTGGGGGCCAGACCAAGCCGACAACTACATCGATGCCATTCGGGATGCGTGCTATGCGCTGGCCCGAGGGACAAAGCACGGTCGCCCGGCCGAGGTGTTGCCGGACTTCCAAAAGTACCTGTGCGGCTCGCACGTAGTCTATTTTCTGAATTACCCTGACCATCTGGACGTGATTCGAGTCCTGCATCAACGGCAGGACGCTGAGCGCCATCTTTAG
- a CDS encoding type II toxin-antitoxin system ParD family antitoxin — MSRNTSVSLGTHFASFIDAQVQGGRYGSASDVVRAGLRLLEEHESKVKALQDALRAGLESGEPRAFDFEAFKARKRAGLQPQ, encoded by the coding sequence ATGAGCCGAAACACATCCGTATCCCTCGGGACGCACTTCGCCAGCTTCATCGATGCCCAGGTGCAAGGCGGGCGCTACGGCTCGGCCAGCGATGTTGTCCGGGCAGGCTTGCGGCTGCTGGAAGAGCACGAATCCAAGGTGAAGGCGCTGCAAGATGCTCTACGCGCTGGCCTTGAATCCGGCGAGCCGCGCGCGTTCGACTTCGAGGCCTTCAAGGCCCGTAAGCGTGCAGGGCTGCAGCCGCAGTGA
- a CDS encoding LysE family translocator — protein sequence MATSAWLLAIVLFAISTSFSPGPNNLLLVTSGAKFGLSRTWRHIMGVAFGFPVMIAIIAIFLGAVFQALPWLHYALNYVGAAYLLYLTWKLVMAGGSMEEGNVGKPIGFVEAALFQWVNPKAWVMATGAIAAYTTTAGFGFEVAAIVAVFTLVGLGSSVTWASFGSFIARFLHTPARMRAFNIVLGLMLLASIVPILMARAPG from the coding sequence ATGGCGACGAGCGCCTGGCTCCTCGCGATCGTTCTCTTCGCGATCTCGACGAGCTTCTCACCGGGACCCAACAACCTGCTCCTCGTCACGTCGGGCGCCAAGTTCGGGCTCTCGCGCACCTGGCGGCACATCATGGGCGTGGCCTTCGGCTTTCCCGTGATGATCGCGATCATCGCGATCTTCCTCGGCGCCGTGTTCCAGGCCCTGCCCTGGCTGCACTACGCGCTCAACTACGTCGGCGCGGCCTATCTCCTCTACCTCACGTGGAAGCTCGTGATGGCGGGCGGCTCGATGGAGGAGGGCAATGTCGGCAAGCCCATCGGCTTCGTCGAGGCGGCGCTGTTCCAATGGGTGAACCCCAAGGCCTGGGTGATGGCGACGGGCGCCATCGCGGCCTACACGACCACCGCCGGCTTCGGATTCGAGGTCGCGGCGATCGTCGCCGTGTTCACGCTGGTCGGGCTCGGCTCGAGCGTGACCTGGGCGTCGTTCGGGAGCTTCATCGCCCGCTTCCTCCACACGCCCGCCCGCATGCGTGCCTTCAACATCGTGCTCGGCCTGATGCTGCTCGCCTCGATCGTGCCGATCCTGATGGCGCGCGCGCCGGGGTGA
- a CDS encoding nuclear transport factor 2 family protein — MSTSAVPSPSASPLASAVARYFEACNSGDRDLFFGLFAPDAGHYLPKGMFGPFHDVESLFARWREDAARTGAYWIADRVYADDAARTAIAEWTAVKPKDGVYFRGVDVFAFDEQGRIVEVRVYYASPRDPSIGDNELGGYDYHDGGWHVPAAPVSAHGT, encoded by the coding sequence ATGAGCACGAGCGCGGTTCCGAGCCCGAGCGCATCGCCTCTCGCGAGCGCCGTCGCCCGCTATTTCGAGGCCTGCAACAGCGGCGACCGGGACCTCTTTTTCGGCCTCTTCGCGCCCGATGCGGGCCATTACCTCCCCAAGGGCATGTTCGGCCCCTTCCACGACGTGGAGAGCCTCTTCGCCCGCTGGCGCGAGGACGCGGCCAGGACCGGCGCCTATTGGATCGCCGATCGGGTCTACGCGGACGATGCGGCCCGCACCGCGATCGCCGAATGGACCGCGGTCAAGCCGAAGGACGGCGTGTATTTCCGCGGCGTCGACGTCTTCGCCTTCGACGAGCAGGGGCGAATCGTCGAGGTTCGGGTGTACTACGCCTCTCCGCGCGACCCCTCGATCGGCGACAACGAGCTCGGCGGGTACGATTACCACGACGGGGGCTGGCACGTGCCGGCCGCCCCCGTCTCCGCTCACGGCACTTGA
- a CDS encoding DUF6421 family protein: MIGRLVEDVARVGAAQEPDGGLRADAAGEAARAALPALAEEAARIAEGLGARTYGEALVADTRDWLARGADGRPDFSRSRDALRAPEDERPFFFFGPLRLANGGRVGYRFECFLALREEPGDAPYRALYAGFPHPKNICQSAHLIAGSPGLTRGNNIVFFPENIAAPDVPDKQLYALFFFNKFKAIYETITIPSWDRVGRPEALVASRGADARDVYEARCVWGYLHDYFHHRGPRSFDEHIGVKTRWFTGLLEELKVDLQSFRVCRAGGVPHGAMVAEFILFDRTMRYPGEPDWSRNFDSGTGLLLLAYLAEAGAIGVSSTGRLDVDLLAVEAAGARFAAEVEALERLPDADYLEAAEAMVRRYLPAPGPGEIRFGVPEILRGSLFHDLVGRAPTIAFSLDEGALGEKLRPQARRLAA, translated from the coding sequence ATGATCGGGAGGCTCGTCGAGGACGTCGCCCGCGTCGGCGCGGCGCAGGAGCCCGACGGCGGATTGCGCGCGGACGCGGCGGGCGAGGCCGCGCGGGCCGCGCTGCCGGCTCTGGCCGAGGAGGCCGCGCGGATCGCGGAGGGTCTCGGCGCGCGCACGTATGGAGAGGCGCTCGTCGCCGATACGCGAGACTGGCTGGCGCGGGGCGCCGATGGCCGGCCTGATTTCTCGCGCTCGCGGGACGCGCTTCGCGCGCCGGAAGACGAGCGCCCGTTCTTCTTCTTCGGCCCTTTGCGCCTGGCGAACGGGGGGCGCGTCGGCTACCGGTTCGAGTGCTTCCTGGCGCTGCGCGAGGAGCCGGGGGACGCGCCCTATCGTGCCCTGTACGCGGGCTTCCCGCACCCGAAGAACATCTGCCAATCCGCGCATCTGATCGCCGGCTCGCCGGGCCTGACGCGCGGCAACAACATCGTTTTCTTTCCCGAGAACATCGCCGCGCCCGACGTGCCCGACAAGCAGCTCTACGCGCTGTTCTTCTTCAACAAGTTCAAGGCGATCTACGAGACGATCACGATCCCCTCGTGGGACCGCGTCGGGCGGCCTGAGGCGCTCGTCGCCTCGCGCGGCGCCGACGCGCGGGACGTCTACGAGGCGCGCTGCGTGTGGGGCTACCTGCACGATTACTTCCACCATCGCGGCCCGCGCTCCTTCGACGAGCACATCGGCGTGAAGACGCGCTGGTTCACGGGCCTCCTGGAGGAGCTGAAGGTCGATCTGCAATCCTTCCGCGTCTGCCGGGCGGGCGGCGTGCCTCATGGCGCGATGGTGGCCGAGTTCATCCTGTTCGACCGCACGATGCGCTATCCGGGCGAGCCGGACTGGTCGCGCAATTTCGATTCCGGCACCGGTCTCCTCCTCCTCGCCTATCTCGCCGAGGCGGGGGCGATCGGCGTGTCCTCGACGGGGCGGCTCGATGTCGATCTCCTCGCCGTCGAGGCTGCGGGCGCACGCTTCGCCGCCGAGGTCGAGGCGCTGGAGCGGCTCCCGGACGCGGATTACCTCGAGGCGGCCGAGGCGATGGTGCGCCGCTACCTGCCCGCACCGGGCCCGGGCGAGATCCGCTTCGGCGTGCCCGAGATCCTGCGTGGCAGCCTCTTCCACGATCTCGTCGGACGCGCGCCGACGATCGCCTTCAGCCTCGACGAAGGCGCGCTCGGCGAGAAGCTGCGCCCGCAGGCCCGGAGGCTCGCGGCATGA